A segment of the Populus alba chromosome 9, ASM523922v2, whole genome shotgun sequence genome:
tttttataggtgTTTAATAATTGATATTACGAAGATAGAATCAATCAAATAAATCCATCATAATCTACTGacagaaatattatttaaatttatctatttgtatttgttaattttctagCATTATAGAATTAAACAAAAAGTGTAATAATTGAGATAGGTTAATTATAAGATGGAggcttgaaaaagaaaagtacttgtttttttaaaaggaaacatTCTTGGAGTATCCACGTTGGCTGCCATATCATTGTAAGAACTCATTCTTAAAAAATAgcattactcttttttttttttttttttaatttctcctatattctttcctttcattatttcttgattttattaatccAACGATAGGATAACCCTTTTAACCTACCCCCATGGATCTCAACCGTTACATTAACCTTGTGTTTTAGCATGCTTTTACATACATTCCTTGTCCTCTTGgcatttcctttgttttgtcgGTATATCTTAagcatctcttttattttctctgaaCCCTCCACACCACCCTCTCTCCCTTCCTGGAATACACGTTTCTTCACTTCTGGTGCCTCCATTGCTACATTGGTCCTTCTCTCAAATGGTAACAACAATggagttattttgattttaatttatacacATGAATCGCTGACCCGGTTGATGGTTTTAATATATCGGGTGCTTCAATACAGGAAATGGTGGTACCACCATGGCTTGAATCACTACTGTCGGCTGCATTCTTCACCATTTGCCCCAGGCATAGAGAAGCCCCACGTAGCGAATGCAACATGTTCTGCCTTGATTGCAACACCGATTCCTTCTGCTTCTATTGCCGATCAACTCAGCACAAGGATCATCCTGTTATTCAAGTAATTCATCTTTTATGTTCCGGCGAGTCATTATTGTTTCCATTCTCATCACATGAATGCAGCATCTCTGAGAAATATATTGTGTGGGGATATGTGAAAACAGATCAGAAGGTCATCGTATCATGATGTTGTTAGGGTTGCTGAGATTCAAAAGGTTTTGGACATTAGTGGAGTTCAAACTTACGTTATAAACAGTGCTAGAGTTCTTTTCCTTAATGAGAGACCACAACCTAAGAGTAGCACTAGTAAAGGAGTCTCTCATTTATGCGAAATTTGTGGGAGAAGTCTTCTGGATCCCTTTCGTTTCTGTTCTTTGGGATGTAAGGTCAGTTCTTAATTTCTTCTCGTTTCTCTCATCAGATTTCTACCGACCCTTTAGTTCCTTTCAAAACTGTCCCGCATTGTCATTCAAAACTAGGACAATTGTTGTTATACCAAAAAGCTGCATCTCTTTTTTGATTTCTACCCTCTGCATACCAAATTATTATCACATAATTTTACCTTGTAGTTTTCAATTAGTGACATTGTGGGTGTACCAAGATTTGAGAAGTGTGTTTGGAAAGCAGCTCAATGTGTTTTTTAgaaatacttatttattttttatttttaacattatagtctcttcaaattattaaaaaaaacttctaaaatttattaatttaatgtttttaaataaaaaaaaactgtttgaaaagcattttaaaaacaagctGCAATATgcaaacaatcatcaaaatttcagtagtgaTCATGATTGGTATTGATCGGAGCTGGCTAGATTAATTTGCAAAGTTTCCTGTTCCTGATGGACTTGTTATTTTGCTTGGATAACGGTTTAAACAAAAGTTAACTTGGTATTTAATCCAGCTTGTAGGAATAAAGAACAGTGGAGATACCAACTTTAACTTAAGCACCAAGAACGAGGAAATTAGAGATGGAAAGGCAAGAAGATTGCCatcaaaggaagaagaagaattgcgTGAAGGAAGCCAGCAAGACATGTACAAAAGCACGCCAATTCCACCACATTCTACTTCAAGGAGGAGAAAAGGCATCCCCCATAGGGCACCTTTAGGACCCTAATCATTAATTAGCATGCTTAAAAACTCTTTTATATCCAGCTCCTTCTTCACAAGCCAGCATACGGAGGAAAGAtcgataaaatttgatataaacaAATTAGAGTAATTATGGATTTCAAagttttaacaaagaaaaataattgtagTTTACAATTAAGTGGGTGGATAATAATGGTAGCAATAATGTCTGGGGACATGCAATGGTGTAAATGTTATGTCCACACATGAAcggtttttatataaagaaaaccCACAGCTCAGcttttttaattacaagttcATGAAAGGTGCAAGAACACACGATATTGCTAGATGCCaaagaaatgaattttgatGGCGAAattctttctttgaaaaaatacattCCTTTGTAGAGTTTATCCCCCGGCCCCAATATATATCTGTCCAAATTGGAGGTCAATTCGTATACATTTTGCCATTTAAAGCTTCCAAACCAAAACTATAATCAAGTgaaaaattcaacataaatattGCTGAATTTAACACAAAAAGATTGGAAATTAATAGGGTGTGTTAAACTATTGGTGTAATAAAAGAGTATTTATTGTAATtcattcctttttaattaaatattacttcttcttctttgcacACATGCACCTCCTTTACCTTTTTAACTGTTATCATCTATTAAATTTTGTAACGAAGAGTTCAATTAAAAAGGCAtcattctgttttttattttttgagtattttgaaaattttattatttttttttaatatactggcTGATATgagagatttttaaaaaattattaaaaaatatagatttagtattaattaatatgtaaactcttcataaaaaaatttactaagtTTCTTAAAAAGTCATCATTCTTATTTAATGAACTTTGATGCGATTACCTTGACCTAacctaaattatatataatatccatacaattaaaataaattacatcaataaattaaatatttttttatttttttattttttttctattataattattattattttataaagataCAATTACCAACAATATTTGATTCACGCCACAAATATTAATCAACAACAATTATTGACATAAACAGGGTTACACGCACAAACAATAGAAATATTCATcacttttctcttttgtttgaaattgaCCTTGGGGTAAAAATGTCATAAAAATGGCTGGATAGGTTATAGATCTTCTAGGAAGAAAAGATGTACTGGTGGTGTGGGAAAAATCGAGAGACCAATTATAGGGTAGATGGGTGGAAgggtttgttgtttttaaaatgggcAACGGCTGGGTTTATGTGAGGGAGATGGTTAGTGTTGATGGTGTTGTGGGAAATGGAAGGGATTTTCTAGTGTTATTGTGGTGAGGAAGATGGTTACTCTTGGTTTTGGTTCTTGTCCTCCCGTCCTCATGTGCTCGTGTTTTAAAAATGGAGAGGGAACTGAAGTTTTGGAATTTCAATGCTTGGAAActtggggtttttttattttgatcgcTGAAATTTGGATCTTGATTTGATTTGCTAGAATTTTAGAATTGAGGAGCTGAATTAAAAGAATggaatttgggtttaattgctgagattgcttgattcaattggaTTTAGGACTAAATTGTATTAATTTGATGAACCCATGGGACTGAATTGAATCAATTGGAAACAGTTggactaaaaatataaattaaatgggCTGGtttgaattaattcaattcatttcAAATGTAGTGGAATTAAAATTATGTAATCTTGAAAAATCTAACTccaattttggttttcttctttaattatgcCTTCAATTTTTCAAACTTGGCTATTTATTTCAAAGACTTCCTTCaacctttaatttctttcaattttagccaaattagatcaaattaaatcattttctcaatttcttctGCAATTCAAACCTCAATTACGGCTCAAAAATTCTTAAACTTGGTTTTTCTTGTGATACTCAATTATTGCTCTAGTTTCAAACCCTAGATATGcattttttgtacttttatattatttttttgcatttttatatgattatttctAACCacacataaatttaataaaaatgaccAAGAtagcaaaaattattaaaatcaactaaatttaatcaaaaagacattttattttagattttcagtttttttaaaaatatatataaaaatagaggttaaaaattaagttatgaaaTCAATGGATGACACATCAAGGATAAACAGGAACTGCCAGCTAATCGTATGCCGGATGACACATGTTATCCTTCATACTAAACCCTTCCCTAATCATGAAAGTGCATTTGCTACAGTCAGAGGTGAGGAACAATGTCATAATATCATGCTCCAATAAAATTATGGTCCGATATAGCTACAACAACAGTACGAGGACTCTCTATGGGCCCCCTACTTTACTAAAGGAGGTTGTTCGTATTGTAGCCATTCCAAATAtgtaatagatatttttttagattaatatagatatttatataaatttttaataacttaaaatttatgaaacataatctttaaaaaaaaaatttaaattttgaacaaTTAATCTATaccctttaaaaataaaatatataatagacACTTGCTTTCCTCTCTGGTGAGAGAGCTATAATTAACAAGTAAAAAACTGATGAGTGGGGTACGTAATGGTGATTGAAAACCATTGATTATGGTCTCTTCAAGTTCATTCATCATGATGACAATAAAAAGCACTATAGTTGTATTCCTTATCTATGgctaatatcatatatatatatatatatatatatatatatatatatatatatgatcccACTATCCTTAATTCCCTCTTTGTTCTCATATTTATAATACTAGTGGTGTTTCTGTACAAGTCACTAAATCTAGTACATTTAATTTGACTAGTACTTTATCACTAGAACATACATTATTAGTTCCAGACTAGTCTAGCAATCTTTTCTTAGTGTCTTGCATCATcgggaaaataaattatttataattaatgtatTTGCATTCTTATCCTTTATTAGAATCTCAATAGTAATAAGATTATTGGGTGTGTAGACTatattatgttaataatatttgttcaagaaagtatttttctacTATAAGCTCGGGTCATCGTTTGAAAAATTAGATATTGTTATGCCATCATTAATTAGGACATGCATCTTTTGGTAATTtaagacatttatttttaagtttgtttcaaaactataatatttttttttattttgtgtgatacTAATGTTTTGGCTAATAAtcgtccttttttttattcttttagttttaataagACATTAATAAGTTTTTCATTAGTCCATTTGAATGTATGGATCCATctctagttttatttattttttattattgttagtttatgatttttttttttttttgtgattgtaTTCACAAGACTTggttatatttgataaaatctaaaggtGATGTCTTTAATTATTTCTATGAATTTCATAAAATGATTCAAACTTAGTGTTCTTCCATCATTAAGACTTTTCAATTTGATAATGATAgataattcattaattattagttttatgaattttttaagataaatagtAATATTCATGAAACTACATGTTTTTATACTCTCAGTAAAATAGTGTTATTGGATATAAAAATTGTAACATATTAGAAATAACTCGAGCTAGTCATGTTGGTGCATGtatgctattttatttttaggatcATGTTATAACCTTCATTATTTACTTGATGTATCATGTTCTTAGTTGCGTGTTTATTTTAAACACCATTATAATGTATTTCTTCTTATGTACACCTACTTTTTAATTTGACATTAATAATTGACTCGGGTTTTTTATATTGTGTTGCCTTTGTTAGCTTTCCAAAACATGAACATCCTACGCTTGATATGTGTGCATTAAAGCGTGTTTCATTAGACGGGGTACAAGTGTTATCAAATTATGTTAATCAATATCCTATGCTTGAACAGTGTCTCTTTTCGACCTTCTTTACTTGTAAATTACttatatatttaacaaaacTAGTTATTTTGTCTTTGTTCGTTTTTCAAAAgctatattaaaatcataattttaaacaatttatttcCTTTATCAATTCTATCTTattttgagaatatatatattgaaaaacaaaattaagaagggaaaaaaaaagcgcGCGCAAGAAGTGGAAATTTGACAAAGCAAGAAAGCATTACTATAAGGATTAagtaattaattcaaaactatatggactaaattgtaaataaatctTCTAAATATGGGcggttttctttcttgtttcaagagagagagagagagagttcccACTCCTCTCATATAGCCTGCTTATTTGGTGTGTTAGCAATCTACAGGCAATTTCTCATCAAACAGAGGAATCATCATAACCTATGTAAGGGCAAGAAAGCCTTGGTAGCTATTTCATCTTCGAAACAGCAGGCATCATTTTGCAGTGTGTCGAGTTAAAATCATCCGCTAACAAGAGACTGCTCATCAGGCGCTTGAGCCTCTGAACACCAGGGCCAGGCTTAAGCTCAGTGGtgttctttaaattaatacGAGGGAGAACTGTACTTGCATTTCCTTCATCAGTGAACCATCCACCAGGCACAAACCCATCGGCTCTGCGTCCCGGAAGGTTAGAATCAATCTTGTCAAGAACCGGGTCGTCCTTGCCAAACTTCCTTGCAAAGGGAACATTGCTCTCAACCATGCTCTCATAATCATCTACTGTGAGGAAATGAGGGTGTTGCTTAGGAGGGTTGTCCCAAGATATGAAATGAAGGTCATGGTTAACAGTGGTGTTTCGGAACTCATCAGCATTGCAGATTACAGTGTGGAAATATCCCTCAGGTGAAGAGAGAAAGTTTGCATAGTACATGAGGACTATCCTTGGGAGGTTGTCCCATCCCCACAGGCAATACTCCACAAAAGGTCGAGAGAGCATCATCCAAGCAGAACCTGAGGAAATCAGTACCacaactaattttaaaattctctCTCTGTAAATATACACATAGATAGATGAGCTTTTTGCAACTTAATTGCTTGTACCGTCTCCTCTATGGCTCTATTCCTGTACAATTCAAGTTCAGTCTTGAAAACGTTGGACACTTTATTAGCTTAAACTGGCAATTTAATGACATTTCAATCTCTACATGCTCAGAAGCTCATCCAAATAATTTCTAGGACAAAAGAGAGTTGAAAGATATGTTGTTAGTTCTTCTATATCTTACCAGTAAACAAATTATATGCTGTTGGCAACCTCCTTTTCTCTGAGATCCAAAAAACCTCTGATTTTGGCTGGCTATATAGC
Coding sequences within it:
- the LOC118034626 gene encoding protein RGF1 INDUCIBLE TRANSCRIPTION FACTOR 1 isoform X1, which translates into the protein MEMVVPPWLESLLSAAFFTICPRHREAPRSECNMFCLDCNTDSFCFYCRSTQHKDHPVIQIRRSSYHDVVRVAEIQKVLDISGVQTYVINSARVLFLNERPQPKSSTSKGVSHLCEICGRSLLDPFRFCSLGCKLVGIKNSGDTNFNLSTKNEEIRDGKARRLPSKEEEELREGSQQDMYKSTPIPPHSTSRRRKGIPHRAPLGP
- the LOC118034626 gene encoding protein RGF1 INDUCIBLE TRANSCRIPTION FACTOR 1 isoform X2: MVVPPWLESLLSAAFFTICPRHREAPRSECNMFCLDCNTDSFCFYCRSTQHKDHPVIQIRRSSYHDVVRVAEIQKVLDISGVQTYVINSARVLFLNERPQPKSSTSKGVSHLCEICGRSLLDPFRFCSLGCKLVGIKNSGDTNFNLSTKNEEIRDGKARRLPSKEEEELREGSQQDMYKSTPIPPHSTSRRRKGIPHRAPLGP
- the LOC118034625 gene encoding beta-glucuronosyltransferase GlcAT14A isoform X2, with product MVSNTLHAAAILLKDIDDGESWDWFINLSASDYPLMTQDDILHTLFDIPRDLNFIEHTSDIGWKKDQRAKPVIIDPGLYSQPKSEVFWISEKRRLPTAYNLFTGSAWMMLSRPFVEYCLWGWDNLPRIVLMYYANFLSSPEGYFHTVICNADEFRNTTVNHDLHFISWDNPPKQHPHFLTVDDYESMVESNVPFARKFGKDDPVLDKIDSNLPGRRADGFVPGGWFTDEGNASTVLPRINLKNTTELKPGPGVQRLKRLMSSLLLADDFNSTHCKMMPAVSKMK